AACGAAAGGCGTTCGCAGTTTAGGGTTTCATAATTTGCATACCGGGGAGAGAGGGCAGGGAAGCTATTGGGTGGATGGAAATTACCAAAATAAGATATTATCAAATTTTAGCCATATTTTGAGGGATCATAGGCGTAATGAATCTGTGCCTATGGATAAGCGTCTTTATGATTTGCTATTTAAGCTCAAAGAGTCACTCAATGTTGAGCAGGAATTCAATGTTATTTCCGGATATCGTTCACCTAAAACCAATGCCATGTTAGCGGCTAAAACCAGTGGCGTTGCTAAGAAAAGTTACCATATGAAAGGTATGGCTATGGATATCGCGATTGAGGATGTGAACTTGAGTGATCTTCGAGATGCGGCCATCGAGCTTAAGTTAGGCGGTGTAGGTTATTACCCCAGATCCGGTTTTATTCATGTCGATACAGGGCCTGTGCGCAGTTGGGCATAGATGATTGTTGTATTGATAGTCATCTGAATAAAACAGTTTGTTAGCTCGGTCATGTTATGTCAATATTTCGCCGCATAAAAAACGTCCCTGCTGGTCGAAAGTAGGGACACTCTGAAACTAATTTATTTTTAAGTGAGAAAAACATGTCTTACACTATTGCTGCTGAAATTCGTACTGAAATCGGGAAAGGTTCGAGCCGCCGCCTACGTCATGCGAACAAAGTTCCTGCTGTTATCTATGGTGCTGGTAAAGAGTCTATCTCTATCAAGTTTAACCAAAAAGATATCATCAACATCCAAGAAAACAAAGATTTCTTCACGGGTGAACTTACTATCGCTATTGATGGTAAAGAAATTAAAGTTCGCGTGCAGGCTATGCAGCGTCATGCTTTCAAAGCGCTTATTGAACATGTCGATTTTACATTCGCATAAGCTCAGTATGTGAATGTTAAAAGCGCCAATTGGCGCTTTTTTTATGCTTTTTCTTTAGCTTACTAAAGGTCATCTGACTCCTTGTGTTTATCGGGACAAGCTGCGATGAGACTAGATATTCCTTGTTCATTAACCTCTTCTAACCTCACATCAAACCCCCAGAGCCTATGTAAGTGTTTTACCACTTCATGGGAGCTTTCTGCTAAAGGCATTCGATTGGTTGGAATATACTCCAGGGTCAGTGAGCGATCTCCGGTAACTTCAACCCGATGGATCTGAATATTGGGCTCAAGATTGGAAAGGTTGTACTGTTGAGACAACATTTGACGAATATCCTTGTATCCTTGCTCATCATGAATCGCTGAGACAGAAAGATAGTTTTTCTTATCGTCATCTAAGATGCTGAACAGTTTAAATTGCCTGATAATAGCCGGTGATAAATATTGGCTAATGAAGCTTTCATCTTTAAAGTTCTCCATGGCGAAATGTAAGGTCTCTAACCAATCACTGCCGGCAATATCAGGAAACCATTCTCTGTCTTCATCGGTAGGGTGTTCACAGATCCGCCTGATATCGATAAACATGTTGAAGCCCAATGCATAAGGGTTAATGCCATTATAGTGGGGGCTGTTGTAGCTGGGTTGTACAATAACATTGGTGTGGCTCTGGAGAAACTCCAGCATAAACCTGTCTGTCACCAATCCATCATCATAGAGGTGATTTAAAATCGTGTAATGCCAAAAGGTGGCCCAGCCTTCATTCATGACCTGAGTCTGTTTCTGAGGGTAAAAGTATTGCCCCATTTTCCTCACTATCCGCACTATCTCTCTTTGCCAAGGCTCGAGTAAGGGCGCATGCTTTTCGATAAAGTATAAAATGTTTTCCTGAGGTTCTTCGGGAAATCTTAACTCGGCTTTCTCGTCCTGCTCTTGATGTGCCTTAGGCACAGTGCGCCAAAGATCGTTGACCTGACTCTGAAGGTATTCTTCTCGCTCTTTCTGCCTAAGCTGCTCCTCTTTAAATGATATTTCGCTTGGTCGCTTATATCGATCGACTCCATAGTTCATTAAAGCGTGGCAAGAATCTACTATCAGCTCTACCTGGTCTATGCCATGTAGCTCTTCACACTGGCTAATGTAGTTTTTGGCAAACACAAGATAATCAATAATAGAGCTGGCATCGGTCCAGGTTTTAAAAAGGTAGTTATTTTTGAAGAAACTGTTGTGACCAAAATTCGCGTGAGCCATCACCAGTGCCTGCATGGTGATGGTATTTTCTTCCATCAGATAGGCGATACATGGGTCTGAATTAATGACAATTTCGTAAGCCAGTCCCATTTGGCCCCGTTTATAACTTTGTTCTGTCTCAATAAATTTCTTACCGAAGGACCAATGGGTATAACCTAAAGGCATGCCGATACCCGCATAAGCATCCATCATCTGCTCAGCGGTGATCACTTCAATTTGGTTTGGGTAAGTCTCTAACCTATAGTGAGCTGCAATCCTCTCTATTTCGGTTAGGTACTTCTGTAGCAGTTCAAAGTTCCAGTCTGGCCCATCATCGAGCGGTGTCCGTTTCTTTTTGTTATCCATAACGCCCCCTATACAGCTTGCTTCTTGAAGAGTTCTCTAAACACAGGATAAATATCTTCGGCCTGTTTGATATGCTGCACGGCTATGTTATCGAATGATTTCTGTAGGCCCTCATACTCGCGCCACAGCGTTTGATGAGCACGGTTGGTTATTTCTATATAACTAAAGTAGCGCACTACAGGCAGGAGTTTTTTCTCCAGCAATTGCTTACAACCGGGTGAGTCATCAGCCCAATTATCGCCGTCAGATGCCTGGGCAGCATAGATATTCCATTCACTCTCGGGGTAGCGTTCCTTCTGGATCTGGTGCATCAGTTTCAGCGCACTGGATACTATGGTGCCACCGGTTTCCTGTGAGTAAAAAAACTCGTGTTCATCGACCTCTTTTGCCTGGGTATGGTGGCGAATATAGACAACGTCTAAATTCTTATAGGTACGGGTAAGAAAGAGGTATAGCAAGATATAGAAACGCTTGGCCATGTCTTTAGTTGCCTGATCCATAGAGCCTGATACGTCCATTAGGCAGAACATGACAGCCTGGCTAGAGGGGATTTCACGCTTGGCAAAGTTGTTATATTTTAAGTCGAAAGTATCAATAAAGGGCACTTTAGCTATCTTGTGTTTCAGTTCCTCAATTTGCTCTTTCAAAAATAGTATACGTTCAGCTTCGGCGCCCGGTGTATTCTCGAGCTCTTCAAGTTCAGTCTCTAACTCGCCGAGTAATTTCTTCTTACTCGAAGACATGGCTATGCGTCTTGCCAGTGAAGATCTCAATGAGCGGACTATATTGATATTGGAAGGGACACCATCATTGGTGAAGCCTGCACGATATACCTGATATTCGACCAATTTATTGAGTCTATTACTCTGTAAATTTGGCAGCTCGAGATCTTCAAAAAGAAGTTCTAAATATTCGTCTTTCGAAATTTGAAATACGAAATCATCACTGCCTTCTCCTGAATCGGAAGCATCCCCTTGACCCGAGCCTTGACCCCCACCGCCAGGTGGACGTTCAATCTTGTCACCTTTGATGAACTGGTCGTTGCCAGGGTGAACTCTTTCTCTTATTCCACCATGACCTTGGTGAAATGAAGGCTCACTGATGTCCTTGGTAGGGATACCAATCCTCTCGCCTTTATCGACATCGGTAACGCTACGGCGCGTTACCGCATCACTGACAGCTTTCTTAATTTGCTGCTTGTAGCGATTGATAAATCGTTGGCGGTTAACCGTACTTCTGCCTTTAGCATTGAGTCTTCTGTCTATGAAATTAGCCATGCGCACCTCCTAGAATACCGGAAGCCTGTCTCGCTTCCGGCCTAGTCTATTTTAAGAAGACTTACGTACTCTCAGGTACCATTCTGATAGAAGTCTGACTTGTTTCTTGGTATAGCCTTTCTTCATCATACGGTTGACAAAATCGTCGTGTTTACGCTGATCATCAGTGGATGTTTTGGCATTGAAAGAGATCACAGGTAGTAGATCTTCCGTGTTAGAGAACATCTTCTTCTCTATAACGGTTCTGAGCTTCTCATAACTGGTCCACAGAGGGTTTGACCCCTCGTTATTGGCCCTTGCCCTCAGTACAAAATTGACGATTTCGTTCCTGAAGTCTTTGGGATTGCTGATCCCCGCGGGTTTTTCGATCTTTTCCAGTTCAGCGTTGAGTGCCGAACGATCGAAAAGCTGACCGGTTTCAGGATCTCGATATTCCTGATCTTGGATCCAGAAATCAGCATAGGTCACGTATCGGTCAAAAATATTCTGTCCATATTCGGAGTAAGACTCTAAATACGCTGTCTGTATCTCTTTACCGATAAACTCCACGTACTTGGGAATTAAATACCCCTTGAGGAACTCCAGATAACGTTCGGCGGTTTCGGTAGGAAACTGCTCCTGTTCGATTTGACGTTCGAGTACATAGAATAGGTGAACAGGATTAGCGGCTATTTCAGTCTGATCGAAGTTAAATACTTTAGATAAAATTTTAAATGCAAAACGTGTAGATAGGCCCTGCATACCTTCATCCACGCCGGCATAATCGCGATATTCCTGATAGGATTTAGCCTTAGGATCTGTGTCTTTAAGGCTTTCACCGTCATAAACTCGCATCTTGGAGTATATAGATGAGTTTTCAGGCGACTTGATACGCGATAACACACTAAATTGGGCTAAGGTTTCCAGTGAACCCGGTGCACAAGGCGCATTAGTTAGCTCAGAGTTAGACAGTAATTTCCTGTAAATCTGGATCTCCTCAGACATCCTCAAGCAATAGGGTACTTTAACGATATAGACCCTATCCAGAAAAGCTTCATTGGTTTTATTGTTGCGGAAAGTCGTCCACTCTGACTCGTTAGAGTGAGCCAGAATGATGCCGCTGTAGGGCAGGGCTGACAGGCCCTCTGTGCCATTATAGTTGCCCTCCTGAGTAGCCGTCAGTAGTGGATGAAGCACCTTGATAGGCGCTTTAAACATTTCGACAAATTCCATGATGCCTTGGTTTGCCCGGCACAGGGCACCAGAGTATGAGTAGGCATCGGCGTCATTCTGGGCAAAATGCTCAAGCTGGCGAATATCGACCTTGCCGACCAGAGAGGAGATATCTTGATTGTTCTCATCACCAGGTTCAGTCTTGGCGATGGCCATCTGATCCATAATGGAAGGGAAGACTTTTACTACCCTAAATTTGGAAATATCGCCTCCGTATTCATGCAAACGTTTTACCGCCCAAGGAGACATGATGCACTTAAGGTATCGGATGGGTATATTATATTCTTTTGCTAACAAGTCACTGTCTTCATCCGGGTTAAACAAGCAGAATGGATGGTCATTAACAGGGCTTCTCACGCCATCGGCTGTGAGTACATAGATAGGTATCTTCTGCATCAAATCTTTAAGTTTCTCAGCTAGAGAAGACTTACCACCCCCGACTGGGCCGAGTAGATACAGTATCTGTTTCGATTCCTCTAAACCTTGTGCGGAATGTTTAAGATAAGCCACTATTTGCTCTATGGCTTCCTCCATACCGTAGAAGTCTTTAAATGCCGGGAATCGGGAAATTAGCCGGTTTGAAAAAATACGACTGAGAATAGGATCCTTAGAAGTATCTATAATTTCAGCGTCACCGATAGCCAGTAGTAGCCGTTCAGCTGCCGAGGCATATGCACTTCGGTCCTGTTTGCTGATCTCTAAGAATTCTTGTAGTGAATACTCTTCGTCGAGTTTCTGTTCGTAGCGCTGTTGGTAATGCTCAAAAATGCCCATATTCCACCCCCTGAAACGCTTAAAAAGTGTGTAAGCGATAACGGAAAACCAGTCTCCTACTTTTAATCTTAGACCGTAAAAATGAACTTCGTCACAAAAAAGTCAAATAAAACAAAGAGAAACAGTTGCAAATGCAACTGTTGCACTTGTAAATTAGGGGGAGGTTGTCGTGAGGCATATCTGGAATAACAAAAAAGGAGCCGAATGGCTCCTTTTTATTACAGTGCTAGGCTTAAACCTGCACAATATTTTTCGGCAAGTTACGCGAAATTTTTGTTAACGAAATCCCAGTTAACCAATTCCCAGTAATGGGCTAAGTAATTAGGACGTACGTTACGGTAATCTATGTAGTAGGCATGTTCCCATACATCGACTGTCATGATAGGTGTCACACTGCTATCGGTCAAAGGTGTAGCTGCATTGCTAGTATTAACAATAGCGACGCTACCGTCAGCATTCTTAACTAGCCAAGTCCATGCGCTACCGAAGTTATTGACAGCTGAATCAGTGAATTTAGCTTTGAATTCTTCGAAAGAGCCAAAAGCGTCATCAATCGCTTTAGCTACTGCACCAGTTGCTACGCCACCACCATTTGGTGATAAACAGTTCCAGTAAAAAGTGTGGTTCCAGATCTGTGCAGCATTGTTGAAGATACCGCCAGTTGACGTCTTGATGATCTCTTCAAGGCTTTTTTCAGCAAGTTCAGTGCCGTCAACTAGACCATTAAGCTTAACAACATAAGTGTTGTGATGCTTGCCATAATGAAATTCAATAGTCTCTTGTGAGATATGAGGTTCTAGTGCGTCTTTTGCATACGGTAATGCAGGTAATTCGAAAGCCATGAGTTGCTCCACTCTGAGTTTAGGTTGAATTATTATTTTTTAGATATACTTCTTGAATTGATTCTACTCGAAAAAATCACTATCAGTATCGTTATTTTTACGATTAAAGCAATAAAAATGTTTATATTTAATAGCCCTGTTAAAAGTAGGTTTTTGTTCTGAATGAACCTGAAGTACAATAGGGTTAAATTATTAGTTTATTTGTGTGTAGAGTTAGGAATCATAATGGAAACAAACGAAACAGTAGAGAAAATCAAAGCGCAACTAGCAGAGAACCCAATCATAGTTTACATGAAAGGTTCACCTAAATTGCCTAGTTGTGGCTTCTCGTCTCAAGTGGCTCAAATCATGATCAACTGTAATGCACAATTCGCTTTTGTTGATATTTTACAGCATCCAGATATCCGTACAGAGTTGCCTAAATACGCCAACTGGCCAACCTTTCCTCAGCTTTGGATTGAAGGTGAGTTGATCGGTGGCTGTGATATCTTGACTGAAATGTTCCAGAAAGGTGAGCTACAGACGCTTATCACTGAAACTGCGGCAAAATATGCATCTGAAGATGAAGAAAAAGCTTAAATTCAGATAAATGAGTCAGTCAAAAAAAGCCTTTCATTTGAAAGGCTTTTTTTATGGGACTAGCATTCTACTTATGAGTATTATGCCGACTCTGACTCAATATCTTTAGGCATAAGTAATAGTAGATCCATGGTGATTGCTACAATTTCGCACAGACTAATCCCCGTCAGGCTAAATGAACCAATAACATATCGCTGTGATAGAACCAAATTACAATCACAGAATAGCGCCCACTTTATCGGGGGGCATTTCCAGGTAAACTAGATGCTTGCTGAATCACCTAGAAGTCTAATGCTATGTGTAAACCGCTAAACCGCTAAACCGCTAAACCGCTAAACCGCTCTAGCTCTTTAGCTCAGATTGACTGGCTTAACTCATTAAGTGTTGGTTACTCTGCTTCTTTAGGCATAGGTAATAACAGATTCATGGTGATTGCCACAATTCCGCACAAGCTAATGCCTGACAGGCTGAATGAACCTATGCCCAAGGCCATACCGCCGATACCAAATACCAGAGTCACGCCGACGATACAGAGATTTCTCGGCTCGGTGAGATCCACCTGATTTTTAATCAGTGAATTTAACCCTACCGCTGCAATCGATCCAAATAAGAGGCACATGATGCCGCCCATCACAGGTACTGGGATTGTTTGCATCAAGGCCCCTAACTTGCCAACAAAGGCGAGAATAATCGCGATAATGGCAGTGTATGTCATGATCACTGGGTTGAAAGCTTTTGTGAGAGTGATGGCCCCAGTAATTTCCGAGTAGGTGGTGTTTGGTGGTCCACCAAATGCTGAGGCGGCAATGGTTGCTACACCATCACCGGCTAAGGTTCTGTGTAGTCCAGGTTTCTTCAGGTAATCTTTTCCCGTGACGTTAGAGATGGCCAGAATGTCGCCAATATGCTCAACGGCCGGTGCGATGGCGACGGGGATCATAAAGGCGATAGCATGCCAGTTCAATTCTGGAGCGATAAAGTTGGGGATGGCTAACCAACTGGCTTGAGCTACTGGAGTAAAGTCGACGATACCAAAACTCAGACTCAAGCCGTATCCCACTACAATACCGGCTAAGATGGGCATGAGTCTAAAAACCCCTTTAGCGAAGATGGCAATGCCAATAGTAGTAAGCAGGGCGGCGAGAGAGATGATTAATGCAATATTTTGGTCCACTATGACCAAGGTTCCATCTCCACCCTTACCCATGGCCATGTTAACGGCGACGGGGGCTAAGCCTAGACCTATCACCATGATCACAGGGCCGACAACGACGGGAGGAAGTAAACGTTTGATAAAGCCATCACCGCGAACTTTGACCAGACTGGCTAAAATAAGATAGACGGCACCGGCGGCCATGAGCCCCCCCATGGTGGATGGGATCCCCCAAGTCTGAACGCCATACATGATAGGGGCAATAAAGGCGAATGAAGAAGCAAGGAAAATGGGGATCTGCCTCTTAGTGATTAATTGGAAAATAAGGGTACCTATGCCAGCGGTGAACAGGGCAACATTGGTGTCTAGCCCGGTTAATAAGGGCATCAATACCAGGGCACCAAACGCGACAAATAGCATTTGAGCCCCTTGGAGGGCGAGAGCAATATTTTTCATTATTATCTTCCGTGATTGAGGGCATGCTAATGTTAACAGCATGAGGAAACTTTCATAGTTATTAGTCTTATCTTGACTTGAATTTATGTGAAACAAAACGCCACTGAAACGATGAAATAGCCGAGTGAATGATCTGGAGTGGGCAAACTTGTGGTACAATTTTGCTATCTTGTCCCCCGTTAGAACAGTGAAGATGCTGAAAAACCTATTAAACTCTTCGATTTTTTGTGCCAGCTGCTTATTATTGCAGGCTAATCTTGTGAGTGCTGCCGAAGTTCATCAACTGGATGAAACCTTAGTCCCGGTTGAATCCCGTTCCCTAGTCCAGCAGAAAAAAGCCATATCAATAGGGCTTAGAGAAGTGATTCTTAAAAACTCTGGAAGTAAAGCTTCTATTGCTCATCCCAGTGTTAAGGCCAAGATGAGGAATCCATCCTCCTTACTTAGCCAATTTGGATATCAAGAGGTCGACGGCGAGCTCTTTTTACAGGTTAATTTCGATCATCAACGTATCATCAAGCTATTGCGAGATGCTCACTTGCCTGTTTGGGGCAAGCAGAGACCTTTGACCTTAATATGGCTGGTTGAGGACGATGCAGAATCTAAACAAATCATCAACGATGGTTCTGTGCTAGATAGTCGAAAGCTGTTTCAATCAGTATCAGAGTCAAAGGGGGTCCCTGTACTATTCCCAGTCATGGATCTCGATGACAATATGAAAGTCAATATTCATGACATTCGAGGCAAGTTTGTCGAACCTGTAGCGAGTGCATCTCAGCGTTACCAGGCTGATTATTTCGTTATAGCGTCCATGGATACGCGCGGCGATAGTGTAAAATATAACTTTGCCTTGTATCCAAAATCCAGTGGCGAAACCACGTCGACCCCCCTAACGAGTAAAAGTAAGGTGGTGCATGATCTTGATACTGCGGTGCATGAAATCATCTCAGCTGTGAGTGAATTTTATGTTGGACGATACGCGATTGCAGATTCGGGCAGTGCGCTCGATAGTTATGTGACTTTCATTGATATTACTGAATTGAAGCAATTG
This portion of the Shewanella violacea DSS12 genome encodes:
- a CDS encoding DUF882 domain-containing protein, with the protein product MFSMIPSKVYASRSTKGVRSLGFHNLHTGERGQGSYWVDGNYQNKILSNFSHILRDHRRNESVPMDKRLYDLLFKLKESLNVEQEFNVISGYRSPKTNAMLAAKTSGVAKKSYHMKGMAMDIAIEDVNLSDLRDAAIELKLGGVGYYPRSGFIHVDTGPVRSWA
- the rplY gene encoding 50S ribosomal protein L25: MSYTIAAEIRTEIGKGSSRRLRHANKVPAVIYGAGKESISIKFNQKDIINIQENKDFFTGELTIAIDGKEIKVRVQAMQRHAFKALIEHVDFTFA
- the grxD gene encoding Grx4 family monothiol glutaredoxin — translated: METNETVEKIKAQLAENPIIVYMKGSPKLPSCGFSSQVAQIMINCNAQFAFVDILQHPDIRTELPKYANWPTFPQLWIEGELIGGCDILTEMFQKGELQTLITETAAKYASEDEEKA
- a CDS encoding uracil-xanthine permease family protein, coding for MKNIALALQGAQMLFVAFGALVLMPLLTGLDTNVALFTAGIGTLIFQLITKRQIPIFLASSFAFIAPIMYGVQTWGIPSTMGGLMAAGAVYLILASLVKVRGDGFIKRLLPPVVVGPVIMVIGLGLAPVAVNMAMGKGGDGTLVIVDQNIALIISLAALLTTIGIAIFAKGVFRLMPILAGIVVGYGLSLSFGIVDFTPVAQASWLAIPNFIAPELNWHAIAFMIPVAIAPAVEHIGDILAISNVTGKDYLKKPGLHRTLAGDGVATIAASAFGGPPNTTYSEITGAITLTKAFNPVIMTYTAIIAIILAFVGKLGALMQTIPVPVMGGIMCLLFGSIAAVGLNSLIKNQVDLTEPRNLCIVGVTLVFGIGGMALGIGSFSLSGISLCGIVAITMNLLLPMPKEAE
- a CDS encoding PrkA family serine protein kinase, which produces MGIFEHYQQRYEQKLDEEYSLQEFLEISKQDRSAYASAAERLLLAIGDAEIIDTSKDPILSRIFSNRLISRFPAFKDFYGMEEAIEQIVAYLKHSAQGLEESKQILYLLGPVGGGKSSLAEKLKDLMQKIPIYVLTADGVRSPVNDHPFCLFNPDEDSDLLAKEYNIPIRYLKCIMSPWAVKRLHEYGGDISKFRVVKVFPSIMDQMAIAKTEPGDENNQDISSLVGKVDIRQLEHFAQNDADAYSYSGALCRANQGIMEFVEMFKAPIKVLHPLLTATQEGNYNGTEGLSALPYSGIILAHSNESEWTTFRNNKTNEAFLDRVYIVKVPYCLRMSEEIQIYRKLLSNSELTNAPCAPGSLETLAQFSVLSRIKSPENSSIYSKMRVYDGESLKDTDPKAKSYQEYRDYAGVDEGMQGLSTRFAFKILSKVFNFDQTEIAANPVHLFYVLERQIEQEQFPTETAERYLEFLKGYLIPKYVEFIGKEIQTAYLESYSEYGQNIFDRYVTYADFWIQDQEYRDPETGQLFDRSALNAELEKIEKPAGISNPKDFRNEIVNFVLRARANNEGSNPLWTSYEKLRTVIEKKMFSNTEDLLPVISFNAKTSTDDQRKHDDFVNRMMKKGYTKKQVRLLSEWYLRVRKSS
- a CDS encoding DUF2066 domain-containing protein, coding for MLKNLLNSSIFCASCLLLQANLVSAAEVHQLDETLVPVESRSLVQQKKAISIGLREVILKNSGSKASIAHPSVKAKMRNPSSLLSQFGYQEVDGELFLQVNFDHQRIIKLLRDAHLPVWGKQRPLTLIWLVEDDAESKQIINDGSVLDSRKLFQSVSESKGVPVLFPVMDLDDNMKVNIHDIRGKFVEPVASASQRYQADYFVIASMDTRGDSVKYNFALYPKSSGETTSTPLTSKSKVVHDLDTAVHEIISAVSEFYVGRYAIADSGSALDSYVTFIDITELKQLVEIEKYFKQLSAVKSVQLTQLQGTSAKYKLDLFGTENDLRRLMKLEPRVRVIDSAIHEAQTDDGFDVLPDTQVQGPEYRWRG
- the sodB gene encoding superoxide dismutase [Fe], whose amino-acid sequence is MAFELPALPYAKDALEPHISQETIEFHYGKHHNTYVVKLNGLVDGTELAEKSLEEIIKTSTGGIFNNAAQIWNHTFYWNCLSPNGGGVATGAVAKAIDDAFGSFEEFKAKFTDSAVNNFGSAWTWLVKNADGSVAIVNTSNAATPLTDSSVTPIMTVDVWEHAYYIDYRNVRPNYLAHYWELVNWDFVNKNFA
- a CDS encoding YeaH/YhbH family protein; this encodes MANFIDRRLNAKGRSTVNRQRFINRYKQQIKKAVSDAVTRRSVTDVDKGERIGIPTKDISEPSFHQGHGGIRERVHPGNDQFIKGDKIERPPGGGGQGSGQGDASDSGEGSDDFVFQISKDEYLELLFEDLELPNLQSNRLNKLVEYQVYRAGFTNDGVPSNINIVRSLRSSLARRIAMSSSKKKLLGELETELEELENTPGAEAERILFLKEQIEELKHKIAKVPFIDTFDLKYNNFAKREIPSSQAVMFCLMDVSGSMDQATKDMAKRFYILLYLFLTRTYKNLDVVYIRHHTQAKEVDEHEFFYSQETGGTIVSSALKLMHQIQKERYPESEWNIYAAQASDGDNWADDSPGCKQLLEKKLLPVVRYFSYIEITNRAHQTLWREYEGLQKSFDNIAVQHIKQAEDIYPVFRELFKKQAV
- a CDS encoding SpoVR family protein, which produces MDNKKKRTPLDDGPDWNFELLQKYLTEIERIAAHYRLETYPNQIEVITAEQMMDAYAGIGMPLGYTHWSFGKKFIETEQSYKRGQMGLAYEIVINSDPCIAYLMEENTITMQALVMAHANFGHNSFFKNNYLFKTWTDASSIIDYLVFAKNYISQCEELHGIDQVELIVDSCHALMNYGVDRYKRPSEISFKEEQLRQKEREEYLQSQVNDLWRTVPKAHQEQDEKAELRFPEEPQENILYFIEKHAPLLEPWQREIVRIVRKMGQYFYPQKQTQVMNEGWATFWHYTILNHLYDDGLVTDRFMLEFLQSHTNVIVQPSYNSPHYNGINPYALGFNMFIDIRRICEHPTDEDREWFPDIAGSDWLETLHFAMENFKDESFISQYLSPAIIRQFKLFSILDDDKKNYLSVSAIHDEQGYKDIRQMLSQQYNLSNLEPNIQIHRVEVTGDRSLTLEYIPTNRMPLAESSHEVVKHLHRLWGFDVRLEEVNEQGISSLIAACPDKHKESDDL